From one Mustelus asterias chromosome 2, sMusAst1.hap1.1, whole genome shotgun sequence genomic stretch:
- the ppp1r3g gene encoding protein phosphatase 1 regulatory subunit 3B, with protein sequence MEEPDPAISPAVHQDLQTDLKVALSSCSSHSLQLSLGASSNTSSIKNCSTGSCNANSCDNRSKNCSTISFNTSSFNASSGCNTNKNCNTTSCNTNSSCNTNRNCSTTSCNTSSGCSTTSCNTNRNCSTTSCNSSKGCNSSNHSNNCKISNCKTSCNSQAGDEGKVCELSRQPDAMCPEKEVLVSAASRQSNELRLNRRRTKSLPCLHDPSDFFSEFNGGLRKKVKFADSLGLSLASVKHFRASDEPYIPSKVFLRLQSFPTIVDDLNEKFKALGIHCLRPTFSMPCEASDFMQRAERNRICLENVTVSHFDVHGLIRVLNTSYIKEVAVRYTFNNWLSCMETPAKFVEGSSHLGTDQFSFVLSIPPFLDQGSFVHFAICYRADNEEYWDNNFDKNYSLQCESTSDEHANT encoded by the coding sequence ATGGAGGAGCCCGACCCTGCCATCTCCCCGGCGGTGCACCAGGACCTGCAGACAGATCTGAAGGTCGCGCTGTCTTCTTGTTCGAGCCATTCTCTGCAACTTTCCCTGGGGGCTAGCAGTAACACCAGTAGCATCAAAAACTGCAGTACGGGCAGTTGCAACGCCAATAGCTGCGACAACAGGAGCAAAAACTGCAGCACTATCAGTTTTAACACCAGCAGTTTTAACGCCAGCAGCGGCTGCAACACCAACAAAAACTGCAACACCACCAGTTGCAACACCAACAGCAGCTGCAACACCAACAGAAATTGCAGCACCACCAGTTGCAACACCAGCAGTGGCTGCAGCACCACCAGTTGCAACACCAACAGAAATTGCAGCACCACTAGTTGCAACAGCAGCAAAGGCTGCAATAGCAGCAACCACAGCAACAACTGCAAGATCAGCAACTGCAAGACTAGCTGCAACTCACAGGCTGGTGACGAGGGGAAGGTTTGCGAGCTGTCCCGTCAGCCCGATGCCATGTGTccggagaaagaggtgctggtcagTGCGGCCAGCCGGCAGAGCAATGAGTTGAGGTTGAACCGCCGCCGCACCAAGTCGTTGCCCTGCCTGCACGACCCCTCCGACTTCTTCAGCGAATTCAATGGAGGGCTGCGCAAGAAAGTGAAGTTCGCCGACTCTCTGGGGCTCAGCTTGGCCAGCGTCAAGCACTTCCGAGCCAGTGATGAGCCTTACATCCCGTCCAAGGTTTTCCTGCGGCTCCAGAGCTTCCCAACCATCGTGGATGACCTGAACGAGAAGTTCAAAGCGTTGGGCATCCACTGCCTGAGACCAACTTTCTCCATGCCCTGTGAGGCCAGTGACTTCATGCAGCGAGCCGAGAGGAACCGGATCTGCCTGGAGAATGTCACTGTCAGCCACTTTGATGTACACGGGCTGATCAGGGTCTTGAACACCTCCTATATTAAGGAGGTGGCTGTCCGCTACACCTTCAACAACTGGCTCTCCTGCATGGAAACGCCTGCCAAATTTGTGGAAGGATCGAGCCACTTGGGCACTGACCAGTTCTCCTTCGTTCTGTCCATCCCCCCTTTCTTGGATCAGGGTTCCTTTGTCCACTTCGCCATTTGCTACAGGGCAGACAACGAGGAGTACTGGGACAATAACTTTGACAAAAATTACTCCCTGCAGTGTGAATCCACGTCAGATGAACACGCCAACACCTAG